The segment GGGACTGGAGTGATCCGAGATCTTTTGCCTGGTTGTGTAAGGTGTGCATTCTCTTTCTCAACATTTGCGAGATGTGCATCTTCTTCAAAATTGTCGCACTTGTTCTTCATCACTGTGCCAGTAAGGTACACCTGCTTCCTTAGCATGTGTTCCACAGCTGACATGGTGGTGAAGAACCGATCACAGTACACTTTTGTACCTGGCTGCAGTGTTTCAGATAGACGTTTGATGACAAGCGCTCCCAAGCCTAGCCCCTCTGACTCCTGAACCTGCAAAGCCAGTGTCTTTGCACCTTGATATACTTCAAAGTCCAGCACAATTCCATCTGTTGATGCCAGCACGAAGTTCTTCATCCCCACAGGATTGGGCTTGAGAAGTACATACTGTCGGAATGGGCAGGCTCCAGTGAATGGGATCATCTGTTCATCTATTGAGACACATTCTGGACGAGCCTGAAGACGGCAACCCTTGAGTATGCGATCCATGAAAGGTCTCACCTTCCAGAATTTGTCAGTTTTCTTCTTGTCTTCAGGAATGTCATCATCGATGACTACTTTCAGATGGCTTCTCAGTTTGAAGAACCGATCACGTGACATTTTGTCACTGATAGCAGGGACTCTTAGAGCATTGGACCAGAACATCTTCGTTTGTGGGTAATGCACACAAGACATCAAAATGGCTACTCCAAAAAAGTAGTACATCTCTTCAACTGAAGTGTTGAGAGACCTCCCACTGTTAGCCAGTGACATGGCATTTGTGCAGTCGGTAAGGAGTTTCAGCAGCTCTGAGTCAATGTACTGCTCCACATAATCAAGTGGCTGCCAGTCCATTCGTTCATCTCTCAGATAATCATCTTTACCTTGGAACTGGAATAAGTCTGGGGTAAATGGAGCAGATTTCCAGCGTTCACCACGTGCAACATTTCTAGGTTCAGCCCTGGAGTCTCCACATCCTAGTTCCTCATCTTGTTCTAGAAAAATTATAAAGATCTCATTTATCatgtatttaacattttcaaaacaatttaGGTTCTACaggataaaaagataaaaattggGTTTTGGCTCACCATCATTCTCAACACGATTTCGTTTACGTTGATGCACTTGTGAACGTTGTTGCTCACTTTCGCTCTCATCCTCAGTGATGTAGTGATCAGCTTCTTCTGCATCAGGTGGTGAATAATCTTCATCTGAATCATATTCTGGTGAACTTGGTGGTGAATAATTATCCCCAGCATCACGTGGAATGTCTCCATCCACAGCCGGATCATTCTCTTCACCATTGGATAAATCTTCAACTTCCGAGTCATTTGCAATAGCCATGAGCAACTGCTCTGCTTTTGACAATGAAAGTTTCCCTAAGATgacaaaatgattaaattaactCCAAATTCAAACCAGAATCTATATTATAGTCAGATAGCAATATATGATGATGTAATTACCTATAGTTTACTAGATATTTGCTTCTCTCATTGAAAAAAAGTACCACTTGTCCATTATAATCTTCAAAATATTCCCCAGTTTAGCTAGCCACATAGCACATTAAATAACGTAATTTAGCCCTAATGTCCTCAAACAAGTACTTAACATTTAGACACGCTGTAGTTTGCAAGTATTTCTAAAATTAGTCAAATTTGCATGAAATATGATGCTTAAGATGTTACTGTACATAAACAAACTAGTTTCATTCATGAAAGTGAGATAGAATTTTTACCTTGTTCTTTTTTCTGCCGGGAGTGGCTGTAGAAGGTGTTTACTGAGATTGCCGCCATCTTGTTTCCATTTAAATGGATGTTATGATGTCTTTTAACCACTAGATGGTGCTGTCAGTGGCCCCAAATAAGGCCAGTGGGTCAAAATTGTAGAAAATCGAATAGCATGGTGCAGAGAGGTGCGACAGCATTGGATCCTTACAAATGACCAGTCTGAGAAGACTGGATCTGTTTGTAACTGTGGGAAGCAAGCCCAATCCACAAAGACCCTTCCCCACAACCCAACAGGCCCAAAAAATTTACTGTTAACATCCCACATCCAGATACTTCCGGACTGTCAGACATTTACTGTTAGAAATCTTTTAGGTTCATGACAAAGAATTTCTCAGTAAAAGCATTCATAATGTTTAGGCTGATCAATGTGTAGCATTTGTATTATTAGTTTTATAAAGTACACAACTGATTTCTAATGGAAACATGTGCCCAAACTTTTGAGTAGTACTTTGTATTGACTCAACTGATGCtgcagaagcagaaaaagttCAACTTTAACCTGTATGCTTTGTATCTGggcagttttaatatttaatgagcTTTCTCACTTTCACAAAGCAGTCACCAAACAGTCAAACAAGCTGAATGTATCCATGAATACTTTATATAACTACAGCagtacaaataaataatgacatgtTCTGCATCAGCTCTGTGGctactaagaaaaaaaacatccgCCCTTGCAGTCGCATggaaaaattaagaaatatgtttattttataaacttttttttaaactccttTTCTAATTGCCTGTCTTTGCTGTTATTGTTATACAGCTGTACATTCAGATTATGGATCATTTAAAGAAGTTTAAGTAATATTCTGGTGGGGATGGGGATGTACATGGTCTGCACTTGCATTGGACAATTTTAACCTTGGTTAGGTTTCACTTTGCAATGTGTCACCTATTCATATAATTCATATAATTCATATAACATGAAGAACTGTAACCTGCGGAGGAAATTATGATCAATCTACTGACACTGCGCTACTTCGGGggcaaaaaaaacccaaaaaaacaaacaaacaaaaaaaaaaaaaaaactaagcatTAAGTCCAGATGTTATGGCAGCAGCTAATGGGGCtctttcatgaaaataaacacCTCAGATAATTTTGgtgcttaaaaataaatgaccCTCAGAAGGTCTCTGCACAGTCCTGATCAGCTACAAGTTACTTCACATTTTCAAACCTAGTATTGATTATAAAAAGGTCAGGCATGGAATTATGGAGTGAATTTCTAGATACAACCGGGTTTTTGAGAGGGTTCGGTTTGGTGGACTCAGGATTGAGTCTCTGctatttgcagatgatgtggttatGTTTGCTTCATCAGtcatatatgcatatatatatatatatatatatatatatatatatatatatatatatatatatatatataacgaGGAACTTCTTCTATGGCAGGGCAGCTTGTGCATGGGGTGGTGTCCCGTGTCTTTAAATCCCATGTGTGTTGTATACATTTACGTACATTCTCaccacctcaatcagctgttcattaaaactatctgCTCAGCCTCACTTTAGGGGAGATGCTGAAGCCACATCTTCCCGTTTCATTCTTTTTCATGTTAACAAcacccacctcaaatgtctgaccaatcacacaatacttctcggAGCCCCActagaagaaagttctgcttggcTGAGGTGTTGAGAACTGCCCCCATTCATGTCCACAAGAGCAAAAGGATGTCATTTTATTCTTGTGGTCTCAAGAGCAAGGAAAAAGTTCTCGCTTCTCGCTGAGTATGTAACAGCCTTCAAAAATCatcttatttattaaaaacagttaaacatttCCATTGCAACATTATCTCAGGCTATTCCGAAGCCACAATCAATTACATCAAATAACAGGTATAGAGCATATGTAAGCTGAACCTCTACCCAGAGGGGTATTTAAAGGCTGAAGAATTgggattttttctgtaaaaataaattaaaatgttctcatttgttatGAAGGATAAAAGGAAGCATCCCTATGAACAGTCTGTCTCCTACATTAACagtgtctttgtcaagtttttctccttcagaaTAAGAGTCCCTTGCTGGAATAACTTCggtgcactgtgttgctcttccctaacaacaacaaggcagcatttggtattttatgtcggcaaaagagcagcagcctgcaggtatggaagctagtaatagaagaagagcaaaaatagtttcagaaaaacctaaaaagcctagGCATGCTGCtaaaaaagtttatcttgatttacaaagattttagtctaatttatttctctccactcattaaatgaatttgcATGACTGTATGGATATGTTAGTTGAGTCAATTGGTGGcctattagtttacaacaacaaatgtaatgctGTTTGGGCCAAGTAAAtggtgtgtttgtccttataaacttatgaaattactctcaaattaatttattaagtgaggctaagggaaaactgccgctgcatggcatttgttgattaatgtagcttttgtttacactctattttttgctaacgtaaattagcgcaTGAAATTAGCACTAGCATTGCTAGACGTCCtcggctgcacagtggtgtagTGATTAGCATTTTTAAtagtctctctgtgttggtgaCCTGTTCAGGTTGTACCCTGTCTCTCCTCTAGAAGCTACTGGGATACGGTCCAGCGTCCCATGACCCTGAGAATACAGACTTCCCTACTGAAGAAAGAGTAGTTGAGAAAACCTTCGAATGAACACAACCACCTGTGAAGCATTTTTAAGTTAAtgcaagaaaagcaaaaattgttttgtgtcacctaaaataactgtaaatctaaatattaaattgGACAAACTAGGGATGACTAAAGAGATTTTCTCACAACTAAGTTGACCAAATAGCAAGCATAAGTTAACTCAACTCTTAAAGGTATTTTCAAATTAACAACAAAGTTGTTTCAGCCCGAAGATATGAGTAGAGTGAAAAGTCTGAGCCGGACGCCCATGTTATCAAACGCTATAGCACTCCTAGCTGACCACAGATCAACCCAGCTCTCCGAGGTCAAGATGTCCTTCCAAGAACTTAatagctgcatttccattacagtaaaactctgcatttcgctGTCTTTTTGCAATCAAGGATgatgattatattttttttcctttacgtATTTGCaaaaagatttctgtctcctccttcGTCTCCTCATACTGcgccatctttatttgaaatgaactggtcatgtgacccacTACGTTAAGTCCTGTTAAGTGTAAAtgagaaaagtgtttccattacatttttgagatatatttctatattgacatgtctgaaaaaccacctcatgagagcgtaaaaaccTTTTAGCAATATTTGAGTTTTCtcaaaatgtaggtgtttccattacagttttttcttattgcgatatttagcttttgtgcAGTTGTGATAATGGAAATGCACCTAATGACTAGTTGGGTGTAGTCCAAACAACCGTCGCTAGCTACCACACAGTCAGTTGTTCTTactcttttctttctaaatgactgtagaatagaatagaaaagacaTTCATCACtacaagaaaatgctgacacACTTCACCAGCGGCTGGAGGAGGTAGAAACTTTAAgcactcagcttcaaactgaTAACTGGAagctaaaagctaagctaactgacCTGGAGGGAAGAAGCAGACATTACAACATTTGGCTGATTGGGTTCTCCGAGGGAATTGAATGCCCAAACGCTACGCATTTCTTTTCAATACTTCTGCAAGAGGCTGTTAGGAAATCTTCTCTTCTGCACCCAAACTGGACCGGGCTCACTGTAGTGCGATTCTTAAACCAAAACCACGACTTGTTATGCTCTGCTTCCACCACTTTCACAGATGGCTTGGAGAAGAGGTACGCCACATGCCAGGGTCATTCATTCAGAGTTTATGAagatgaagattctgacagttttccagccttacatttaacatttagaggatgctgcaggatgactcaCAATTAACGACACAGCCTTGGTGTTACACAGGACTCCTCAgagacaagggcaggttaaacatcctttatttaacaaacaggatATACTGGAAGAGGTCTTACTATGACAGGGCAGGAACCATGGAATGGAGTAGGGGCGAGTCCGCTGtgtgtaggttaaggtccgacagggaatgactgtggtgctggtgtatataaaggactggggaacaaaggaagacagagtggcaggacaggggagtgctggaggagtggcaggacagactgtaaca is part of the Melanotaenia boesemani isolate fMelBoe1 chromosome 7, fMelBoe1.pri, whole genome shotgun sequence genome and harbors:
- the LOC121643526 gene encoding uncharacterized protein LOC121643526; this translates as MAAISVNTFYSHSRQKKEQGKLSLSKAEQLLMAIANDSEVEDLSNGEENDPAVDGDIPRDAGDNYSPPSSPEYDSDEDYSPPDAEEADHYITEDESESEQQRSQVHQRKRNRVENDEQDEELGCGDSRAEPRNVARGERWKSAPFTPDLFQFQGKDDYLRDERMDWQPLDYVEQYIDSELLKLLTDCTNAMSLANSGRSLNTSVEEMYYFFGVAILMSCVHYPQTKMFWSNALRVPAISDKMSRDRFFKLRSHLKVVIDDDIPEDKKKTDKFWKVRPFMDRILKGCRLQARPECVSIDEQMIPFTGACPFRQYVLLKPNPVGMKNFVLASTDGIVLDFEVYQGAKTLALQVQESEGLGLGALVIKRLSETLQPGTKVYCDRFFTTMSAVEHMLRKQVYLTGTVMKNKSAAESEEEEEEDEEEEWHKFLFGETPVC